The Lycium ferocissimum isolate CSIRO_LF1 chromosome 1, AGI_CSIRO_Lferr_CH_V1, whole genome shotgun sequence genome includes a region encoding these proteins:
- the LOC132048662 gene encoding bidirectional sugar transporter SWEET14-like isoform X2 has protein sequence MTLFNAASHWANVFGILGNIVSFLVFLSPLLTFYRIFKRKSTEGFQSVPYSVSLFSAMLYLYYAFLKGDVNENGTLLITINSFGIAVEVIYLAIFMRYATREAKRRVIRTNSVEFMPFPLSFCLTICAIMWFFYGLLMKDLYIAMPNILGFLFGIAQMVLYTVYRNRNKNNPNEDASDIEAVVVESQENAAPTT, from the exons ATGACTCTCTTCAATGCTGCTTCTCATTGGGCCAATGTGTTCGGCATTCTCG gAAACATAGTGTCCTTCTTGGTGTTCTTGTCACCAct GCTGACGTTCTATAGGATATTTAAGCGGAAATCCACGGAAGGATTCCAGTCAGTACCCTACTCCGTTTCCCTGTTCAGTGCGATGCTCTATCTGTACTACGCTTTTCTCAAGGGTGATGTCAACGAAAATGGAACCCTGTTAATAACAATTAACAGTTTCGGAATAGCAGTTGAAGTGATATATCTCGCAATTTTCATGAGATATGCCACCAGGGAGGCCAAG AGACGCGTTATCCGAACAAACAGCGTCGAGTTCATGCCATTCCCCCTTTCTTTCTGCCTCACCATCTGCGCAATCATGTGGTTTTTCTATGGTCTTTTGATGAAAGACCTGTACATTGCA ATGCCAAACATTCTAGGATTTTTATTCGGGATTGCGCAAATGGTATTGTACACGGTCTACAGAAACAGAAATAAAAACAATCCGAATGAAGACGCCAGTGACATTGAAGCAGTGGTGGTGGAGAGTCAAGAAAATGCTGCACCAACAACTTGA
- the LOC132048662 gene encoding bidirectional sugar transporter SWEET14-like isoform X1, giving the protein MTLFNAASHWANVFGILGNIVSFLVFLSPLLTFYRIFKRKSTEGFQSVPYSVSLFSAMLYLYYAFLKGDVNENGTLLITINSFGIAVEVIYLAIFMRYATREAKIYTTKLILLFNIASYGAIVGLTYMLGNSYLRLVSIGWICAIFSVCVFAAPLSIMRRVIRTNSVEFMPFPLSFCLTICAIMWFFYGLLMKDLYIAMPNILGFLFGIAQMVLYTVYRNRNKNNPNEDASDIEAVVVESQENAAPTT; this is encoded by the exons ATGACTCTCTTCAATGCTGCTTCTCATTGGGCCAATGTGTTCGGCATTCTCG gAAACATAGTGTCCTTCTTGGTGTTCTTGTCACCAct GCTGACGTTCTATAGGATATTTAAGCGGAAATCCACGGAAGGATTCCAGTCAGTACCCTACTCCGTTTCCCTGTTCAGTGCGATGCTCTATCTGTACTACGCTTTTCTCAAGGGTGATGTCAACGAAAATGGAACCCTGTTAATAACAATTAACAGTTTCGGAATAGCAGTTGAAGTGATATATCTCGCAATTTTCATGAGATATGCCACCAGGGAGGCCAAG ATTTACACGACAAAGCTGATTCTGCTGTTTAACATTGCCTCATATGGAGCAATCGTGGGCTTAACATATATGCTCGGCAACAGTTACTTGCGACTCGTCAGCATCGGATGGATCTGTGCCATATTTTCCGTCTGCGTTTTCGCTGCTCCTTTGAGCATTATg AGACGCGTTATCCGAACAAACAGCGTCGAGTTCATGCCATTCCCCCTTTCTTTCTGCCTCACCATCTGCGCAATCATGTGGTTTTTCTATGGTCTTTTGATGAAAGACCTGTACATTGCA ATGCCAAACATTCTAGGATTTTTATTCGGGATTGCGCAAATGGTATTGTACACGGTCTACAGAAACAGAAATAAAAACAATCCGAATGAAGACGCCAGTGACATTGAAGCAGTGGTGGTGGAGAGTCAAGAAAATGCTGCACCAACAACTTGA